A DNA window from Fibrobacter succinogenes contains the following coding sequences:
- the sprA gene encoding cell surface protein SprA yields the protein MAVGSVWSQDGTLSSYESLFDDELFQDVPAPKSSASVASSSAALPASSVVQPRSSSQPSVAVSSAASPKSSAAPVSSAALPASSAVVPASSAVPASSSAQIVAQSSAAPISSATPVSSSAEPASSEAQSSSSTAPASSSASAANSPVVAQVEPPTDNASEVSAEEVWTPAIKYLPVPKSTSPLDGLLPFGGVGARPGLMNTSKGQIFSHDIDVATREIDVSEKRVNTLSRSDTTVLWTSHYPELADYVSDMYDIGRKRLWLNGLVGQNDGYEAPETGSVFDITIPVNMPAWMKDFGFNKPKLMLKGSMDVRFKGYGEKDDAEGSTKNSLWPSPSLDYNPSFMVEGKIGPYITVEIKNVDEGLGSQNEVRIVYEESFKGEFEDYILQRVEAGTTNLSLAGTEFTGYSENHQGLFGIKAEWKLGDWKLTTIASQDGGQQEEYSIKANESTTEFQVTDKQFIAYRYYFLDQDTRTEYIKAAIKGNTINKPLPDLKLYKRSSLNETSDVFKDIRVVYKTQQGESITKIVNRMEEIKDFTYDSKMGVIKVNGVNRNTLIAAKWGSTLHHNDTAVLIQWDAALSELKDIDKLMLRNVYSIGISDASANSFVLRMKNKSGISGNYLKTLGLADEKSGTPLVSESKIFTKDASGSYTGEMWLPCRMWTDSIYKNYGSKAQEVASQNCLEPLRNLDTTSAVAQLYTLPVYNLNRYTSQFYFESVGKRRNSMLSVRDPNSSYSVNSGSCMDISPGSEKVTAGSTTLIRGTDYEVNYELGQIELLSDRALDPNQEIKVKFECEPMFEVDNKLLLGARAELPLDLYGFGAGSVFGITALYKSQSTTAEVPTLGNEPYSSFLWGFNIRLQDSVKALTDLVNAIPGIQTTATSNWRVEAEFAGSHHNANTSKTQTALVEDFESTSTGLVYPLSRQSWTQASPPGGVDSLPFISTYIESQDYRHQGEFIWHSNTTELYKYIYDNVGNSDVDNQHLTVLKMTLRPNDNLMGNSWGGIMRANSSYYQDLSEMKYLEVVARGNSGSIFIDLGLISEDISINGMKQNGMYNGENDLGMTTAKHDRGLDDVTGENEVRVVWDCRIEPCRADTLKMGSPLVDASTRDIAGDNFKDLDDESDPPKSINGTEGNLGERAYDTEDINRNGSFDTDISFVRYRIDLSSTNAAEFEVLKNGWRRWRIPLNQYDTIVSPTGSGYKEILAESQYTRMWLGRLGPGVSEAKVQVVSLGVLGNAWEETTVADLYRTSTKENSQIVEVNGVESRVTESLATHDTTYIKVSTINNRENAKTYFKSPNTVTERDADSNAPLKETALVLEYHNMSPGQEVGVTRLFETDTKNFSAYKSLKMEIHYENGAESNADAVPIRFALQFGEGSIDGSKDYYEWSFRPKDLDLSICAPDRVQDCHEQNWLDNAFAMNLSDFSDLKRGRHPPYVEPVVKKLSGDREEQLRLVGNPSITKVDWIRFVIIADSSASPADLKGKFWINDLRLSDMDTEWGYAARVNGQVNFADFISLSGAVRYQDGDFATLSNSGRSPKPDLASAASQLDVSADISIALNKFLNDSLGFHIPMSFSYHSSTKRPYMKPTDDMILKKSSFVDLTGDMFQGDLAVESENEENRLRDDAESKGYESYVQDLGFSVSYHKDYKASETKLGEFLSQAFLERPALSYSYHQSEGRSTTSADSTYSYHTLFEYKLGTFSMFKFKPFEGLGKYSWLKDFSKTEFEPWPQTFDLTLFDFNYVRYVNQTRDPDFVEPQVDKVVTYTAELNHKLNLRWNILSFLTTSYSINIRRDMFGGGDREGFVKENFFTTAEGGLFASGYIFDHDHSDRKVYVSRDSLVIIPVDTIAKTDANGKQLTIDMQNPDSYEIRYDTTAFYKVDSVGHREYGRAYGILRNERSRNQQFRINFNPKLIPFIPFNMQFSSDFNQQKSIPDDFSFTDPSNIEKNYWTISQTNRFEFTPSLKIIDLANLFGKDNAVSGFFNKLKWREVKFNWNASTNTIGENFTLAQLYEEQGVTPFQYYLYGLGLGDGHGGRGLWNIMTGDMGLTSRDDFTGFAQYRNKNVDTLVYQGSFRNSVSRSLQISTGLTLPFWDISLTTDFQWKEDFSQSREYPLYIDTTTTFPKFGIGIAIPNIAQKVSFLNSFRSVSLNSRFDYNRTVTSRPFQSAEDSWARVWNFNPLIRVTFLTQNNMRIENNLRMKIETTDRRPKEEVISNPCWPKEEENCTDTTRYFLETPWIPTWLYNDFAINIGDDFSISYPLKLDKGFQLWKWYFKFKNNIDLKLTAGYDYKKTIRKEYKPVDGYDMKNKESGTDGVFVRWNYDSGVEPFVAYKPKLELSYRTVPSRTHEWFIRPSASYTFNKMASLSSYIEYRQIHEKLDDETAHVRQILQFELALMLRFD from the coding sequence GTGGCTGTGGGTTCCGTCTGGTCTCAAGACGGGACGCTTAGCTCGTATGAATCTTTATTTGACGATGAACTTTTCCAGGATGTGCCTGCACCGAAGTCTTCGGCTTCTGTAGCGTCTTCAAGTGCTGCGTTGCCTGCTTCTAGCGTCGTTCAACCTAGATCTTCGTCTCAACCGTCTGTGGCGGTTTCGTCTGCGGCTTCACCGAAGTCGTCGGCTGCTCCGGTTTCATCTGCTGCGCTTCCTGCGTCCTCTGCTGTAGTTCCGGCTTCATCCGCGGTGCCGGCTTCATCTTCTGCGCAGATTGTGGCTCAATCATCTGCTGCGCCTATATCATCGGCGACGCCTGTTTCGAGCTCTGCAGAACCGGCATCTAGTGAAGCGCAATCCTCATCTTCGACTGCTCCCGCATCGTCTTCGGCGAGTGCTGCAAATTCTCCTGTTGTCGCTCAGGTCGAACCGCCAACGGACAACGCTTCCGAAGTTAGCGCGGAAGAAGTTTGGACGCCAGCCATAAAATATTTGCCGGTGCCAAAGTCTACGTCTCCGCTCGACGGCCTGCTGCCGTTTGGTGGTGTGGGTGCACGCCCGGGACTCATGAATACTTCGAAGGGCCAAATTTTCTCGCACGATATTGATGTGGCCACTCGTGAAATTGATGTGTCGGAAAAACGCGTGAACACGCTTTCTCGCTCGGATACGACGGTCCTTTGGACATCGCATTATCCGGAACTTGCAGATTACGTTTCGGACATGTACGATATCGGGCGCAAGCGTCTTTGGCTTAATGGGCTCGTCGGGCAGAACGATGGCTACGAGGCGCCTGAAACAGGTTCCGTATTTGATATTACGATTCCGGTGAACATGCCTGCCTGGATGAAGGACTTTGGTTTCAACAAGCCGAAGCTCATGCTCAAGGGTTCCATGGATGTTCGCTTCAAGGGCTATGGCGAAAAGGACGATGCCGAAGGTAGCACCAAGAATAGTCTTTGGCCGTCACCGTCGTTGGACTACAACCCTAGCTTCATGGTCGAAGGTAAAATTGGTCCGTACATTACCGTTGAAATCAAGAACGTTGATGAAGGTCTTGGCTCGCAGAACGAAGTCCGCATTGTGTACGAAGAATCGTTCAAGGGCGAATTCGAAGATTACATCTTGCAGCGTGTCGAAGCGGGTACTACGAACTTGTCGCTTGCCGGTACGGAATTTACCGGTTATTCCGAAAACCACCAGGGTCTCTTCGGTATCAAGGCTGAATGGAAGTTGGGTGACTGGAAACTCACGACAATTGCCTCGCAGGACGGAGGTCAGCAAGAAGAATATTCTATCAAGGCTAATGAATCGACGACTGAATTCCAAGTGACGGATAAGCAGTTTATCGCATACCGCTATTACTTCTTGGACCAGGATACGAGGACAGAATATATCAAGGCTGCGATTAAGGGAAACACCATCAACAAGCCGCTGCCGGACTTGAAGCTGTATAAAAGAAGTTCGTTGAACGAAACGAGTGACGTCTTTAAGGATATTAGGGTTGTTTATAAAACTCAGCAGGGTGAATCTATTACAAAGATTGTCAACCGTATGGAGGAAATCAAGGACTTTACTTATGATTCCAAAATGGGTGTCATAAAGGTTAATGGTGTGAACCGCAATACGCTCATTGCAGCCAAGTGGGGTTCGACATTGCACCATAACGACACTGCCGTCCTTATCCAGTGGGATGCTGCGCTGAGTGAACTTAAGGACATCGACAAGTTGATGTTGCGCAACGTTTATTCTATCGGTATTTCTGATGCCAGCGCCAACAGCTTTGTCTTGCGCATGAAGAACAAGTCGGGTATTTCTGGGAACTATTTGAAAACGCTCGGTCTTGCTGATGAAAAATCTGGAACGCCATTGGTGAGCGAATCGAAAATTTTTACGAAGGATGCTTCGGGCAGTTACACAGGTGAAATGTGGTTGCCCTGCCGCATGTGGACGGATTCCATTTATAAAAATTATGGTTCGAAGGCTCAAGAAGTTGCTTCGCAAAACTGCTTGGAACCGTTGCGTAACTTGGATACGACATCGGCGGTTGCTCAACTTTATACGTTACCTGTTTATAATTTGAACCGTTACACGAGTCAGTTCTATTTTGAATCTGTGGGCAAGCGCCGTAATTCCATGCTCAGCGTGCGCGATCCGAACTCCAGCTATTCTGTGAACAGTGGAAGCTGCATGGATATTTCTCCGGGTTCTGAAAAGGTTACGGCCGGTTCTACAACGCTTATTCGTGGTACGGACTACGAAGTCAACTATGAACTGGGCCAGATTGAACTTTTGAGCGACCGTGCTCTTGACCCGAACCAAGAAATCAAGGTCAAGTTCGAATGCGAACCGATGTTCGAAGTTGATAACAAACTTCTTTTGGGTGCACGCGCCGAATTGCCTTTGGACTTGTACGGCTTTGGTGCTGGTTCTGTTTTTGGTATCACAGCCCTTTACAAGAGCCAGAGCACAACGGCTGAAGTCCCGACCTTGGGCAACGAACCGTATTCGAGTTTCCTTTGGGGCTTCAACATCCGTTTGCAGGATTCCGTGAAGGCGCTTACAGACTTGGTGAATGCCATTCCGGGTATCCAGACTACGGCAACTTCGAACTGGCGTGTCGAAGCGGAATTTGCCGGTAGCCACCATAACGCAAACACGAGCAAGACACAGACTGCTCTTGTCGAAGACTTTGAATCGACATCGACGGGCCTTGTGTATCCGCTGTCTAGGCAGTCTTGGACGCAGGCTTCTCCTCCGGGTGGCGTTGATTCGCTTCCGTTTATATCAACGTATATTGAAAGTCAGGACTACCGCCATCAAGGTGAATTTATTTGGCACAGCAACACGACGGAACTCTACAAGTACATTTACGATAACGTAGGCAACTCCGATGTTGACAACCAGCATTTGACCGTGCTCAAGATGACGTTGCGCCCGAATGATAACCTTATGGGTAATTCTTGGGGTGGTATCATGCGCGCGAACAGCTCTTACTATCAAGACTTGAGCGAAATGAAGTACCTTGAAGTTGTCGCTCGCGGTAATTCCGGTTCCATTTTCATTGACTTGGGTCTTATCAGTGAAGATATTTCGATCAATGGCATGAAGCAGAATGGCATGTATAATGGTGAAAATGATCTTGGCATGACAACGGCAAAACATGACCGTGGTCTTGATGATGTTACGGGTGAAAATGAAGTTAGAGTTGTTTGGGATTGCCGCATTGAACCTTGTAGGGCTGATACGTTGAAAATGGGATCTCCTTTGGTTGACGCTTCGACAAGAGATATTGCCGGTGATAACTTCAAGGATTTGGATGATGAAAGTGATCCGCCTAAGAGTATTAACGGAACTGAAGGCAACTTGGGTGAACGTGCTTACGATACCGAAGATATTAACAGGAATGGTTCTTTTGATACCGACATTAGCTTTGTTCGATATCGCATTGACCTTTCTAGCACGAATGCGGCTGAGTTTGAAGTTTTGAAAAACGGCTGGCGTAGGTGGCGTATTCCGCTGAACCAGTACGATACGATTGTGTCTCCGACGGGTAGCGGTTATAAGGAAATTTTGGCGGAATCCCAGTACACTCGTATGTGGTTGGGTCGCCTTGGTCCGGGTGTTTCCGAAGCGAAGGTTCAAGTGGTAAGCCTTGGCGTTTTGGGTAACGCATGGGAAGAAACGACTGTTGCCGACCTTTACCGCACATCGACTAAAGAAAATTCTCAGATTGTCGAAGTGAACGGTGTTGAAAGTCGTGTAACGGAATCGCTTGCAACGCACGATACCACGTACATCAAGGTTTCTACCATCAACAACCGCGAAAATGCAAAGACGTATTTCAAGTCTCCGAATACGGTGACGGAACGCGATGCCGATTCGAATGCCCCGCTCAAGGAAACAGCGCTTGTATTGGAATATCATAACATGAGCCCTGGTCAGGAAGTGGGCGTAACGCGACTTTTCGAAACGGATACAAAGAATTTCTCGGCGTACAAGTCTTTGAAGATGGAAATCCATTATGAGAATGGTGCTGAATCGAATGCGGATGCTGTTCCGATACGCTTTGCTTTGCAATTCGGTGAAGGCTCGATCGACGGTTCCAAGGATTATTACGAATGGAGTTTCCGTCCGAAGGACTTGGATTTGTCAATTTGCGCTCCGGACCGAGTGCAGGATTGCCATGAACAGAACTGGCTTGACAACGCTTTCGCGATGAATCTGTCCGATTTCTCGGACCTTAAGCGTGGACGCCATCCGCCGTATGTCGAACCGGTTGTGAAAAAGCTGTCGGGTGATCGTGAAGAACAGCTCCGTTTGGTCGGTAATCCGTCTATCACCAAGGTTGACTGGATTCGCTTTGTGATTATTGCGGATTCATCTGCTTCGCCGGCAGACCTTAAAGGTAAATTCTGGATAAATGATTTGCGCCTTTCCGATATGGATACGGAATGGGGTTATGCCGCACGCGTGAATGGCCAGGTGAATTTTGCTGACTTTATTTCGCTTTCGGGGGCGGTACGCTATCAGGATGGCGACTTTGCAACGCTTTCGAATTCGGGACGTTCTCCGAAACCGGACTTGGCATCGGCTGCCTCTCAGCTCGATGTATCGGCTGACATTTCTATTGCGCTCAACAAATTCTTGAACGATTCTCTCGGATTCCACATCCCGATGTCGTTCAGTTACCATAGCTCAACAAAACGCCCGTACATGAAGCCTACGGACGACATGATTCTTAAGAAGAGTAGCTTTGTGGACCTTACGGGAGACATGTTCCAAGGTGACCTTGCTGTTGAATCGGAAAATGAAGAAAACAGGTTGAGAGATGACGCTGAATCGAAGGGCTATGAATCATATGTGCAAGACTTGGGCTTTAGCGTGAGCTACCACAAGGATTACAAGGCTAGCGAAACAAAGCTCGGTGAATTCTTGTCGCAGGCATTCTTGGAACGCCCGGCACTCAGCTATTCTTACCACCAGTCCGAAGGCCGTTCGACAACTTCTGCAGATTCCACTTACTCTTACCATACATTGTTCGAGTACAAGTTGGGTACGTTTAGCATGTTCAAGTTTAAGCCGTTCGAAGGCTTGGGCAAATATTCTTGGCTTAAGGATTTCTCGAAGACTGAATTTGAACCTTGGCCGCAAACCTTCGATTTGACACTCTTCGATTTTAACTATGTTCGCTATGTGAACCAGACTCGCGACCCTGATTTTGTGGAACCGCAAGTGGACAAGGTCGTGACCTACACGGCAGAACTCAATCACAAGTTGAATTTGCGTTGGAACATCCTTTCGTTCCTTACGACCAGCTATTCTATCAATATCCGTCGTGATATGTTTGGCGGTGGCGATCGCGAAGGCTTTGTTAAGGAAAACTTCTTTACCACAGCCGAAGGCGGCCTCTTTGCTAGCGGTTACATCTTTGACCACGATCATTCCGATAGAAAGGTTTATGTGTCCCGCGATAGTCTCGTGATTATTCCGGTGGATACAATTGCAAAGACCGATGCAAACGGCAAGCAACTCACGATTGATATGCAGAACCCGGATTCCTACGAAATCAGGTACGATACGACGGCGTTCTACAAGGTCGATAGCGTTGGGCATCGTGAATATGGCCGTGCTTACGGTATTCTCCGCAACGAACGTTCTAGAAATCAGCAGTTCAGGATTAATTTCAATCCCAAGCTGATTCCGTTTATCCCGTTCAATATGCAGTTCTCTTCTGACTTTAACCAGCAGAAGAGCATCCCGGATGATTTCAGCTTTACGGATCCGTCGAACATCGAAAAGAACTACTGGACGATTTCGCAGACGAACCGATTTGAATTTACGCCGTCTCTGAAAATTATTGATCTTGCCAACTTGTTTGGAAAGGACAATGCCGTTTCGGGATTCTTTAACAAACTCAAGTGGCGCGAAGTCAAGTTCAATTGGAATGCAAGTACAAACACCATCGGTGAAAACTTTACGCTTGCTCAGTTGTACGAAGAACAGGGCGTGACTCCGTTCCAATATTACCTTTACGGCTTGGGCCTAGGCGATGGCCATGGCGGTCGTGGGCTTTGGAATATCATGACGGGTGACATGGGCCTTACGAGTCGTGATGACTTTACCGGTTTTGCACAGTACAGAAACAAGAATGTGGATACGCTTGTGTATCAGGGTAGCTTCCGCAATTCTGTGTCTCGTTCTTTGCAGATTTCTACGGGCCTTACATTGCCGTTCTGGGATATTTCCTTGACGACCGATTTCCAGTGGAAGGAAGACTTCTCACAGTCTCGTGAATATCCGCTGTACATCGACACGACTACGACATTCCCGAAGTTTGGCATCGGCATTGCAATCCCGAACATCGCCCAGAAAGTTTCGTTCTTGAACAGCTTCCGTAGCGTTAGCTTGAACAGCCGCTTTGATTATAACCGCACGGTGACTAGCCGCCCGTTCCAGAGCGCCGAAGATTCTTGGGCTCGCGTTTGGAACTTTAACCCGCTTATTCGAGTTACGTTCCTTACGCAGAACAACATGCGCATCGAAAATAACTTACGCATGAAGATTGAAACGACGGATCGCCGCCCGAAGGAAGAAGTGATTTCGAATCCGTGCTGGCCGAAGGAAGAGGAAAATTGCACCGATACTACGCGCTATTTCCTTGAAACTCCGTGGATTCCGACGTGGCTCTACAATGACTTTGCAATCAACATTGGTGATGATTTCTCGATTTCGTATCCGCTCAAGCTCGACAAGGGATTCCAGCTTTGGAAATGGTACTTTAAATTCAAGAACAATATCGACTTGAAGTTGACCGCCGGTTACGATTACAAGAAGACGATCCGTAAGGAATACAAGCCTGTTGATGGCTATGACATGAAAAACAAGGAATCCGGTACGGATGGAGTCTTTGTACGTTGGAATTATGATTCTGGCGTGGAACCGTTTGTGGCCTACAAGCCGAAGCTTGAATTGAGTTATCGTACGGTACCGTCGAGAACGCATGAATGGTTCATTCGCCCGAGTGCATCTTATACGTTTAACAAGATGGCTTCGCTGAGCTCTTACATCGAGTACAGACAGATTCACGAAAAGCTGGATGACGAAACCGCTCATGTCCGTCAGATTCTCCAGTTTGAACTTGCTTTGATGCTGAGATTTGATTAG
- a CDS encoding AIPR family protein yields MELTKSQERRLAFVASLLSLNPNDPNDRIKALRHLNLDENGCFHGFQYSQGFMEFFIFLDEDTPLEKVVAHLNADLKQLQIAVFRTSDPTNPFFLSLREEADPWAVNKITDEETEEDENAPASRPYMETLEITVLRTRASRDITDSELERTLKDMRRKLTLWKADVKAKLEIIAEHDDLTRDFRSADDKLEIEMDSEPLHLTSDHGELFLGFCPIRTIFDYHVALGKRLKTKHNMAIVSSNIRTYLGNLTHTNAALIDAFQTMERNDDKNVNVDDFPFLHNGMTLTGDDLRLKERDGKKVLFIERPKIINGAQSLFTYEQYAKKSKHPVNPQVLVKVVVPYQGADNFLNQVTMANNRQNPVFSYHLRAADDLQFFIWQRYQEEGFTYVYKDGVRLKARTRKLEVRMRPELAKTLFMMDGKLSECRSSDCIFDKETLYQRCFGAFVRVAPEKEKDFVRKTIAFTKAWQLLSRLPIKIRKVTPGKGVSIEANDDNPLTRITWNGRLEDKFIFRSAVKDLVVALALRHWLIYGNPIQDFEWLVENELNFNDSILKYASRIYTDDLKNILISEFKDNTNYYDTITTIDKDSGESVERRLWKGFSNTATYDKMIELLCKKNPAWEKCRGGIEVFL; encoded by the coding sequence ATGGAACTAACAAAATCGCAGGAACGCCGCTTAGCATTTGTCGCTAGCCTCTTGAGCTTGAACCCTAACGACCCTAACGATCGAATTAAGGCACTCCGGCATCTAAACCTGGATGAAAATGGATGCTTCCACGGCTTCCAATATTCACAGGGCTTCATGGAATTCTTTATCTTCTTGGATGAAGATACTCCGCTCGAAAAGGTTGTCGCACACTTGAATGCCGATCTGAAACAGCTTCAGATTGCCGTGTTCCGTACCAGCGACCCGACCAATCCGTTCTTCCTCTCGCTTCGCGAAGAAGCAGACCCGTGGGCCGTCAACAAGATTACGGACGAAGAGACTGAAGAGGATGAAAATGCTCCTGCCAGCCGTCCGTACATGGAAACGCTCGAAATCACGGTGCTCCGCACTCGCGCAAGCCGCGATATCACGGACTCCGAACTTGAACGTACCCTCAAGGACATGCGCCGCAAGCTCACTCTCTGGAAAGCCGACGTCAAGGCAAAGCTCGAAATCATTGCCGAACACGACGACCTTACTCGTGATTTCCGCAGCGCAGATGACAAACTTGAAATCGAGATGGACTCCGAACCGCTCCACCTCACTTCCGATCACGGCGAACTCTTCCTCGGTTTCTGCCCGATCCGCACGATTTTTGACTACCACGTTGCCCTTGGTAAGCGCCTCAAGACCAAGCACAACATGGCTATCGTAAGCTCTAACATTCGTACTTATCTTGGTAACCTCACTCATACGAATGCCGCTCTTATCGATGCCTTCCAGACGATGGAAAGGAATGACGACAAGAACGTGAACGTCGATGACTTCCCGTTCCTCCACAACGGTATGACCCTCACGGGCGACGACCTGCGCCTCAAGGAACGCGATGGCAAGAAGGTGCTTTTCATTGAACGTCCGAAGATCATCAACGGTGCACAGTCCCTCTTCACGTACGAACAGTACGCCAAGAAGAGCAAGCATCCGGTGAATCCGCAGGTGCTCGTTAAGGTTGTGGTGCCGTACCAGGGCGCCGACAACTTCTTGAACCAGGTGACCATGGCTAACAACCGCCAGAACCCGGTGTTCAGCTACCATCTGCGTGCTGCCGACGATTTGCAGTTCTTCATTTGGCAGCGTTACCAGGAAGAAGGCTTTACCTACGTTTATAAGGACGGTGTCCGCCTCAAGGCCCGTACCCGTAAGCTCGAAGTCCGCATGCGCCCGGAACTTGCTAAGACATTGTTCATGATGGATGGTAAGCTCAGCGAATGCCGCTCCAGCGACTGCATCTTCGACAAGGAAACGCTCTACCAGCGCTGCTTCGGTGCGTTTGTGCGCGTTGCCCCTGAAAAGGAAAAGGACTTCGTCCGCAAGACGATTGCCTTCACGAAGGCGTGGCAGCTCCTTAGCCGTCTCCCGATCAAGATCCGCAAGGTCACTCCGGGCAAGGGCGTGTCTATCGAAGCCAACGACGATAACCCGCTGACCCGCATCACGTGGAACGGTCGTCTTGAAGATAAATTCATCTTCCGCAGTGCCGTGAAGGACCTCGTGGTCGCTCTCGCACTCCGTCACTGGCTCATCTACGGCAACCCGATCCAGGACTTCGAATGGCTCGTCGAAAACGAACTCAACTTTAACGATTCCATCCTCAAGTATGCATCTCGCATCTACACGGATGACTTGAAGAACATCTTGATTTCTGAATTCAAGGATAACACGAACTACTACGACACCATCACTACGATCGACAAGGATTCCGGTGAATCTGTAGAACGTCGCTTGTGGAAGGGTTTCTCCAACACGGCTACTTACGACAAGATGATTGAACTCTTGTGCAAGAAGAATCCGGCTTGGGAAAAGTGCCGCGGTGGCATCGAAGTATTCCTCTAG
- a CDS encoding leucine-rich repeat domain-containing protein, whose protein sequence is MNLLDVIAKAKQEKAKKLDLSQKGLRLLPPELFEIESLEELNLDRNMLVEIPDDIGLLKNLKSLSVSENDLMELPESIGELTNLENLYLGYNSLSDLPESVGKLVNLQTVNIAKNQLLDLPLEIGNWQKVFKLSLHDNMLSEIPPTIGKMKSLVKLYLDNNELTTIPATLSHLENLEILMVSGNRLGSIPSEFGNLKNLRELVLDANQLATLPDSLAECDNLQTISVIENPMEEGVPRVLLDKKGLSIDQ, encoded by the coding sequence ATGAATTTACTAGATGTTATAGCGAAAGCAAAACAAGAAAAAGCAAAGAAGTTGGACTTGTCTCAGAAGGGCCTGCGCCTTTTGCCACCTGAACTTTTTGAAATTGAGTCCCTTGAAGAATTGAACCTCGACCGCAACATGCTCGTCGAAATTCCCGACGATATTGGTCTTTTGAAGAACTTGAAGAGCCTTTCCGTGAGCGAAAACGACCTCATGGAATTGCCGGAATCTATTGGTGAACTGACAAACCTCGAAAATCTCTACTTGGGCTATAACAGCCTTTCGGACCTGCCGGAATCTGTAGGCAAGCTCGTGAACCTCCAGACCGTGAACATCGCTAAAAACCAGCTTCTGGACTTGCCGCTTGAAATCGGCAACTGGCAGAAGGTGTTCAAGCTCTCGCTCCACGACAACATGCTCTCTGAAATTCCGCCGACCATCGGCAAGATGAAAAGCCTCGTAAAGCTCTACCTCGACAACAACGAACTTACGACTATTCCGGCAACGCTCTCGCACCTCGAAAACCTCGAAATTCTCATGGTTTCCGGCAACCGCTTGGGCTCCATTCCGTCTGAATTCGGCAACTTGAAGAACCTCCGCGAACTTGTGCTTGACGCAAACCAGCTTGCGACCCTCCCGGATAGCCTTGCCGAATGCGACAATCTCCAGACAATATCCGTTATCGAAAACCCGATGGAAGAAGGCGTTCCACGCGTCCTCCTCGACAAGAAGGGACTAAGCATCGATCAGTAG
- a CDS encoding S41 family peptidase, translated as MKTRIMFAILLLSLLGCSDFISPVKSTPGPESEYAFNYWLLNNIYLYEDELPNLQEDGDSIQLLYNTLKDPYTTYTPPSQSEDKITHLNTSMIAGDVGIRYFNYPNLEHPIIIDRVYPQSPAGKAGVPRFGSIISVNDIELTGDKAKVTYDSILNYSKTIRLLVAYKGETKLYELQKETIFAPTIFVDTLFEDSSKGYPGIIFITIEGFKPKTVDQDSGSYGELKTYLKSTISDKRVRVLDLRGNLGGHVKQSTLMADLFVSTGILSTTLSRSLNPDGESIHTSSTTKAKAGDPGETGNFIILANQATASAAEIFIAAVTELTDIPLIGSRTFGKGIGQTTFFTYAGGVATITNYQFLTPKGNSYHKVGIPPKYECDNTIGEVCAAKIANKLYGVKSSYQDDSVLAKQYRKNTDETKNFEGGAIEWTNIDTYLKVFNDLHR; from the coding sequence ATGAAAACCCGAATAATGTTCGCAATCTTGCTCCTGAGCTTGTTGGGATGTTCCGACTTTATTTCTCCGGTCAAGAGCACGCCAGGGCCGGAATCCGAGTACGCGTTCAACTACTGGCTCTTGAATAACATCTATCTATACGAAGATGAGCTCCCAAACCTGCAAGAAGATGGTGACTCCATCCAGTTGCTCTACAATACACTAAAAGACCCTTATACCACTTACACACCTCCATCGCAAAGCGAAGATAAAATCACCCATCTTAACACAAGCATGATTGCAGGCGATGTCGGGATACGCTACTTCAATTATCCCAACTTAGAACATCCTATCATCATCGATCGAGTTTATCCTCAAAGCCCCGCTGGAAAAGCGGGCGTGCCCAGATTCGGAAGCATCATCAGCGTAAACGATATAGAACTTACAGGCGACAAAGCCAAAGTCACTTACGATTCTATTTTAAACTACAGCAAAACTATTAGGCTCCTCGTTGCCTACAAAGGTGAAACCAAGCTTTACGAACTCCAAAAGGAAACCATCTTTGCTCCAACCATTTTTGTCGATACTCTTTTCGAAGATTCTTCTAAAGGCTATCCGGGAATTATTTTCATCACAATCGAAGGATTCAAGCCCAAAACGGTCGACCAAGATAGCGGATCTTACGGCGAACTCAAGACCTACCTGAAATCTACAATTTCAGACAAGCGCGTCCGCGTTTTGGACTTGCGAGGCAATCTCGGCGGGCATGTAAAACAAAGTACACTCATGGCCGATCTTTTTGTCAGCACAGGTATTCTTTCTACAACACTATCGCGTTCACTGAATCCCGACGGAGAATCCATTCACACGTCTTCCACCACAAAAGCCAAAGCAGGAGATCCTGGAGAAACCGGAAATTTCATAATCCTTGCAAACCAGGCAACAGCAAGCGCCGCCGAGATCTTCATTGCAGCCGTCACTGAACTAACTGATATCCCGCTAATCGGCTCTCGAACTTTTGGCAAAGGCATCGGACAAACGACCTTTTTCACATATGCCGGCGGAGTTGCTACGATAACCAACTATCAATTTTTGACGCCCAAAGGCAATTCCTACCACAAAGTTGGAATCCCCCCCAAATATGAATGCGATAATACTATTGGAGAAGTTTGCGCAGCCAAGATTGCTAATAAACTTTATGGTGTGAAAAGTTCATACCAAGATGACAGTGTTCTTGCAAAACAATACCGCAAAAATACAGATGAAACCAAAAATTTTGAAGGAGGAGCTATAGAATGGACCAACATAGACACCTATTTAAAGGTATTCAACGACTTACATCGATAA